From Candidatus Buchananbacteria bacterium CG10_big_fil_rev_8_21_14_0_10_42_9, a single genomic window includes:
- a CDS encoding tRNA 2-thiouridine(34) synthase MnmA, producing the protein MNPKKKVQVAVAMSGGVDSSVAAALLKQQGYDVSGFFMKNFSRESWEGVIDPDCPWEQDQGDAKAVCDILDIPFESVNFEKEYKDTIIEYFFREYAKGRTPNPDVLCNKEMKFGIFLNKMMERGFDMVATGHYARIKDGNKLYKGLDPNKDQSYFLHQLSEKQLTKSMFPVGEFKKSEVRQIAKKLKFPNADKKDSQGLCFIGHINVKKFLEQKIKPKKGDIVDTTGDKVGEHEGVWYFTIGQRRGIKIGGSGEPYYVVDKKIKTNTLVVAKGHQHKELHAKNILVTDVHWINKAPKLPAKLKAKIRYQQDDQECTINSLNKSLTVTFKDGQFAIAPGQSIVFYYRDYCLGGAIIEKTL; encoded by the coding sequence ATGAATCCAAAGAAAAAAGTCCAAGTCGCAGTAGCAATGTCCGGCGGCGTCGATTCATCGGTCGCCGCTGCTTTATTAAAACAGCAGGGCTATGACGTGTCTGGTTTTTTCATGAAAAATTTTTCTCGTGAAAGCTGGGAAGGAGTGATTGACCCAGATTGTCCGTGGGAACAGGATCAAGGAGACGCCAAAGCAGTTTGTGACATATTAGATATACCTTTTGAAAGCGTTAATTTTGAAAAAGAATATAAAGACACCATTATTGAATATTTTTTTCGTGAATATGCCAAAGGCCGAACACCAAACCCTGACGTTTTATGTAATAAGGAAATGAAGTTTGGAATATTTCTAAATAAAATGATGGAGCGGGGGTTTGACATGGTCGCAACCGGCCACTACGCTAGAATTAAAGACGGGAATAAATTATACAAAGGATTAGATCCAAATAAAGACCAATCATATTTTTTACACCAATTGTCTGAAAAGCAACTAACTAAATCCATGTTTCCGGTTGGTGAATTTAAAAAATCTGAAGTTCGGCAAATCGCAAAAAAACTGAAATTTCCCAACGCTGATAAAAAGGATTCGCAAGGGTTGTGTTTTATCGGCCACATAAATGTTAAAAAATTTCTTGAACAAAAAATTAAACCCAAAAAAGGCGACATTGTTGACACCACGGGCGACAAAGTCGGGGAGCATGAGGGTGTTTGGTATTTCACGATTGGCCAAAGGCGTGGCATCAAAATTGGCGGGTCCGGGGAACCCTACTACGTAGTTGATAAAAAGATTAAGACTAATACTTTGGTTGTGGCTAAAGGGCATCAGCACAAAGAACTACATGCCAAAAATATCCTAGTCACTGATGTTCACTGGATAAACAAAGCCCCAAAGCTGCCGGCCAAACTAAAAGCCAAAATCCGCTACCAGCAAGATGATCAGGAATGCACTATTAATTCTTTGAATAAGAGCTTAACTGTAACTTTTAAAGATGGACAATTCGCAATCGCCCCTGGCCAATCAATTGTATTTTACTATAGAGATTATTGCCTTGGCGGAGCAATAATTGAGAAAACGTTATAA
- a CDS encoding multidrug ABC transporter ATP-binding protein, protein MPRSVIEISKLSKVYPNGTKALDNVSLDIPEGEIFALLGANGAGKTTLISIVMGLTKKTSGDIKIFGLDHLKHYRETKQEMGLVPQELSHDHQHKVIESVKMLAGYYGKKLTPQDIDETLSPLALLDKKDLTAGQLSGGMKRRLMIAKALIHKPKILFLDEPSAGVDVELRRGLWDHVLQLKRSGVTTILTTHYLEEAEMLADKIAVINKGKIIFDDDKDEIFKKFGKKEIIFELLKPINQLPLELKQASVKKINDLRLSFDQSRTKEFYSIQRILDILHKENIQVENIDTHSTNLEEIFVSLTHEK, encoded by the coding sequence ATGCCTCGAAGCGTAATTGAAATCTCCAAACTGTCTAAGGTATATCCAAATGGCACTAAGGCCTTAGATAATGTTAGCCTTGATATTCCGGAAGGTGAAATTTTTGCTTTGCTTGGAGCCAATGGAGCCGGCAAAACAACTTTAATCAGCATCGTCATGGGTTTAACTAAAAAAACAAGCGGAGATATTAAAATTTTTGGCCTTGACCATCTAAAGCATTACCGAGAAACCAAGCAGGAAATGGGTTTAGTCCCTCAAGAGTTGAGTCATGACCACCAACATAAAGTCATTGAATCGGTTAAGATGCTGGCCGGCTACTATGGGAAAAAACTTACGCCCCAAGATATCGACGAAACTTTGTCGCCTTTAGCGCTGCTAGATAAAAAAGATCTGACTGCCGGCCAGCTGTCGGGTGGCATGAAAAGAAGGTTAATGATTGCCAAGGCTTTAATTCATAAACCAAAAATTCTTTTCTTAGACGAACCGAGCGCCGGCGTGGATGTAGAGCTTAGGCGCGGGCTTTGGGACCATGTGCTCCAACTTAAGCGCTCGGGCGTCACCACAATTTTAACTACTCATTACCTGGAGGAGGCTGAAATGCTAGCTGATAAAATTGCGGTAATTAACAAAGGTAAAATCATCTTTGATGACGATAAAGACGAAATTTTTAAAAAGTTTGGAAAAAAAGAGATTATTTTTGAGTTATTAAAACCAATCAATCAACTGCCGCTTGAACTTAAACAAGCTTCTGTGAAAAAAATTAACGATTTGCGTTTATCTTTTGACCAAAGCCGGACTAAAGAGTTTTATTCAATTCAGCGTATCTTGGATATTTTGCATAAGGAGAATATACAGGTTGAAAATATTGACACCCATAGTACTAATTTAGAAGAAATTTTCGTTTCTTTGACCCATGAGAAATAA